From Lolium perenne isolate Kyuss_39 chromosome 5, Kyuss_2.0, whole genome shotgun sequence, a single genomic window includes:
- the LOC127304878 gene encoding uncharacterized protein: MATNQNETPSFFNFLKEGVLLPSRNRRLFTAVCALILVSTALLVLGNDLAVQRIHDQIQLDVKALSTTEPGSVQFAKLLQEIQNDTKKLLLVAMGSILIAVVVGSAVRIVVLFAAVSTYSSDGEQRATTFGALLGQAKAQIKGPLFTLAFVYVVEIVCVVPLVAMVALVGFLVAKQYLVALLVVSLLVIAASVCLVYFSFICSFSVVVAVAEPGCHGAAALGKAWRLASGKKWQIVLYVAITGALAAAVLPVHTLARTCAGNSVAPGLLLGLVYVVMLALVQLFAVCAMTAFYYERRESIDSQLGATTVYAKVATEEANA; this comes from the coding sequence ATGGCAACCAACCAAAACGAGACACCTTCGTTCTTCAACTTCCTAAAGGAAGGAGTCCTCCTGCCGAGCCGCAACCGGAGGCTCTTCACAGCGGTCTGCGCACTCATCCTTGTCTCCACCGCGCTGCTCGTCCTTGGCAACGACCTCGCCGTGCAGCGCATCCACGACCAGATCCAGCTCGACGTCAAGGCGCTCAGCACCACAGAGCCCGGAAGCGTCCAGTTCGCCAAGCTACTACAGGAGATACAAAATGACACCAAGAAGCTCCTTCTCGTCGCCATGGGATCCATCCTGATCGCCGTCGTCGTCGGCTCCGCCGTTCGGATCGTCGTCCTCTTCGCCGCCGTCTCAACCTACTCCAGCGACGGCGAGCAGCGCGCTACTACCTTTGGCGCGCTCCTCGGCCAAGCCAAGGCGCAGATCAAGGGACCCCTGTTCACGCTCGCCTTCGTCTACGTCGTTGAGATCGTCTGCGTCGTGCCTCTGGTGGCCATGGTAGCACTTGTCGGCTTTCTCGTGGCGAAGCAATACCTCGTGGCTTTGCTTGTGGTCTCGCTCCTCGTGATCGCTGCCTCCGTCTGCCTCGTCTACTTCTCCTTCATCTGTTCTTTCAGCGTCGTGGTGGCGGTGGCCGAACCCGGCTGCCACGGCGCAGCCGCGTTAGGCAAGGCCTGGAGGCTGGCGAGCGGGAAGAAGTGGCAGATCGTGCTGTACgtcgccatcaccggagcactgGCCGCGGCCGTGTTGCCGGTGCACACGCTCGCAAGGACGTGCGCGGGTAACAGCGTGGCGCCTGGGTTGCTCCTAGGTCTGGTGTACGTGGTTATGCTGGCGCTCGTGCAGTTGTTCGCCGTCTGCGCCATGACCGCGTTCTACTACGAGCGCAGGGAGAGCATCGACAGCCAGCTGGGGGCTACTACTGTTTACGCCAAGGTAGCAACGGAAGAAGCAAACGCTTGA
- the LOC127303685 gene encoding uncharacterized protein, which translates to MTTQSQQSQQSQPAGHFRAGFDNCLDDFLDANAPEEVETHEEAVTPEEADTTEVPEPSTKKFYETLFAAQKPLHSLTEVTQLDAIARLMVFKSDRNLSRDGFDDLLTIIGSILPQGHLLTKNMYESNKILSALKMPYEQIHCCPKGCMLFRKEHAEGKYCIKCKSSRYFEVDSGNGQKRQTGVAQKILRYLPFLPRIQRLFMTEESAQQMRWPSLGHRYRKEKMIHPSDGAAWQKFAALHPKKAGDPRSVAIAISTDGFNPYGMSAATYSCWPVFVIPLNLPPGVVMRSQNMFVSLIIPGPKYPGKNMSVYLEPLVDDLLVGWEGRGVRTYDAVTKKHFDMYVWQAVTFFWLTKGGKYSCFDEHRKFLDQNHRFRSDKKRFKKGVAITTPRPRLRTGAEIKAELEALRPNANGNGFEGYGETHQWTHIPCLWKLPYFHQLELPHNIDVMHTEKNIAEALWSTIMDTEKTKDNIKARIDQQQWCDRPEYDMKPPGVKGPKWSKPKARFCPSRSDRRDIFRWIADCLCFPDGYAANWARGANIDTLRVGGLKSHDYHVWLERIMPVMIRGFVDEETWLVLSELSFFFRQLCAKELDRKVVEKLHDQAPELLCKLEMLLPPGFFNPMQHMILHLPWEALLGGTVQTRWQYGPERETKKLREMCGNKCKIEASIAEAVLKVEVSNFTTKYYDENIATRHNPVLRYNAADPKDVAQLSIFIGLGGKSSGTQKKCIKNQEWEEIHTYVLKSMDEVKPYIEQFNEKYWKVRSRGPNYKEKDELFKKGGGFGFISWFSSLAKRDREMNPELRKIANGFEYSTASYNAYDVNGYRFHTHEYTQSRPNRKTINSGVLCEGSDGLHYYGRVEGIYELNYGFGKGLNPVVFKCHWFDPRRVKRKPEIGLVEVDRSSVYAGDDVYILATQAFQVFYLPYACKNPRKGLLNWDVVITVPTHNRPPLPNSEDYRRLDPSTYDGDFYQEEGLPGKFTIDLPSNEDMEEEHEATGMDEDTAQDEVEDVENQQDLTLLERFRAGLDADDPVGPPPGYVDDWWGNDDSDDDTTAHTIARDEPDNGY; encoded by the exons ATGAC AACGCAGTCACAACAGTCACAACAGAGTCAGCCAGCGGGACATTTTCGTGCTGGGTTTGATAACTGCCTGGATGACTTTCTTGATGCAAACGCACCTGAGGAGGTGGAGACACATGAGGAGGCGGTGACCCCTGAGGAGGCGGACACAACTGAGGTGCCGGAGCCGAGCACAAAGAAGTTCTACGAGACTTTGTTTGCCGCGCAAAAACCTCTTCATTCACTTACAGAGGTTACCCAGCTGGATGCAATCGCTCGCCTAATGGTCTTCAAGAGCGATAGGAACTTGAgtagagatgggttcgatgatcTTCTGACTATCATTGGCAGCATTCTGCCGCAAGGGCACCTCCTAACGAAGAACATGTATGAGTCTAACAAAATCCTCAGTGCACTTAAGATGCCATATGAGCAGATACATtgttgtccaaagggatgcatgctattcaggAAAGAACATGCTGAAGGAAAGTATTGCATCAAATGCAAATCCTCTAGGTATTTCGAGGTGGACTCCGGTAATGGTCAGAAAAGGCAGACAGGGGTTGCCCAAAAGATCCTCCGGTACCTTCCATTTCTCCCGAGGATCCAACGGCTTTTCATGACGGAGGAATCTGCCCAACAGATGCGCTGGCCCTCATTGGGGCATAGATATCGTAAGGAGAAGATGATACATCCATCGGATGGTGCAGCATGGCAGAAGTTCGCAGCTTTGCATCCGAAGAAAGCAGGCGACCCAAGGAGTGTGGCAATTGCGATATCCAcggatgggttcaatccatatggcaTGTCAGCTGCGACATATAGTTGTTGGCCCGTATTTGTTATTCCCCTGAACCTGCCCCCTGGCGTTGTCATGAGATCGCAGAACATGTTTGTGTCGCTCATAATCCCAGGGCCAAAATACCCGGGTAAGAACATGAGCGTGTACCTGGAACCGTTGGTGGATGACTTGCTTGTTGGATGGGAGGGGCGCGGGGTGCGCACATATGACGCCGTAACAAAAAAGCACTTTGATATGTATGTCTG GCAGGCAGTGACTTTCTTCTGGCTGACAAAGGGAGGCAAGTATTCCTGCTTTGACGAACATCGAAAGTTCCTTGACCAGAATCATAGATTCCGGAGTGACAAAAAGAGGTTCAAGAAAGGCGTTGCTATCACTACTCCACGACCACGGTTGAGGACCGGCGCCGAAATCAAGGCTGAGTTGGAAGCTCTCCGCCCTAATGCCAATGGGAATGGTTTCGAAGGATATGGAGAGACACACCAGTGGACTCACATTCCATGCTTATGGAAACTCCCTTATTTTCATCAgctcgagctcccgcataacattgatgtaatgcacactgAAAAGAATATCGCTGAGGCCCTTTGGAGCACCATcatggacactgagaagacgaaaGATAACATTAAGGCACGAATCGATCAACAACAGTGGTGCGATAGGCCAGAATACGACATGAAGCCTCCTGGAGTCAAAGGCCCCAAGTGGTCTAAGCCAAAGGCCCGATTCTGCCCTTCACGGTCCGATCGGAGAGACATATTCAGGTGGATCGCGGACTGCTTGTGTTTTCCTGATGGGtacgcagctaactgggcgaggggTGCAAACATTGACACGTTGCGAGTAggagggctcaagagtcacgactatcacgtATGGCtagagcggataatgccggtgatgattcgaggctttGTCGACGAGGAGACTTGGCTAGTGCTGTCAGAGTTGAGCTTTTTCTTCCGCCAGCTCTGTGCTAAGGAGCTAGACCGTAAAGTGGTTGAGAAGCTGCATGACCAGGCACCGGAGTTGCTTTGCAAGCTAGAGATGCTCCTTCCGCCAGGGTTCTTTAATCCGATGCAGCATATGATCCTGCATCTCCCGTGGGAGGCGTTGCTGGGGGGCACTGTGCAAACCCGTTGGCAGTATGGGCCTGAGAGAGAAACGAAGAAGCTTCGTGAAATGTGTGGCAACAAATGCAAGATCGAGGCATCCATTGCCGAGGCTGTTCTTAAGGTGGAAGTGTCAAACTTCACGACAAAGTACTATGATGAAAACATTGCTACTCGACACAATCCAGTGCTTCGTTACAATGCTGCCGACCCTAAAGATGTTGCACAACTTAGCATCTTCATCGGGCTGGGTGGCAAATCAAGTGGCACACAGAAAAAGTGTATCAAAAATCAAGAGTGGGAAGAGATCCACACATATGTTCTGAAAAGCATGGatgaagtgaagccgtacatcga ACAATTCAATGAAAAATACTGGAAGGTACGGAGCAGGGGTCCTAACTACAAAGAAAAGGACGAGCTCTTTAAAAAGGGTGGTGGATTCGGTTTCATTAGTTGGTTCTCGTCTTTG GCAAAAAGGGATAGAGAGATGAATCCCGAGCTGCGAAAAATTGCCAATGGCTTTGAGTATTCCACGGCGTCATACAATGCTTATGACGTgaatgggtatcgcttccatacCCACGAGTACACACAGAGCCGTCCCAACCggaagacaataaatagcggggtcTTATGTGAAGGCTCGGATggactccattactatggaagagtcgagggtatatacgagctgaattatgGCTTTGGCAAAGGGCTAAATCCTGTTGTATTCAaatgtcattggttcgacccacgtCGGGTGAAACGGAAACCTGAGATTGGGTTGGTTGAAGTTGACCGAAGCTCGGTATATGCTGGAGATGATGTATATATATTGGCTACCCAGGCTttccaagtattctatctcccatACGCGTGCAAGAACCCGAGAAAAGGTCTACTGAATTGGGATGTTGTGATCACGGTACCGACGCACAACAGGCCTCCTTTGCCAAACAGTGAAGATTACCGTCGCCTAGACCCCTCTACATACGACGGCGACTTCTATCAGGAAGAAGGGCTACCAGGGAAATTTACTATCGACTTGCCTTCAAATGAGGACatggaggaagaacacgaagctaCGGGCATGGATGAAGACACGGCGCAAGATGAAGTTGAGGATGTCGAGAACCAACAAGACTTGACATTGCTTGAGCGCTTTCGTGCAGGCCTTGACGCCGATGATCCCGTGGGACCACCGCCAGGTTACGTGGATGATTGGTGGGGCAACGATGATAGCGATGATGACACAACTGCTCACACAATTGCTCGCGATGAGCCGGACAATGGATACTAA